One window of Dehalococcoidales bacterium genomic DNA carries:
- a CDS encoding thiamine pyrophosphate-dependent enzyme, with the protein MDYLAEKYFRVRKTPSTACSGCGLGQAQKMLAKAIDDLELPIEDVIWATSIGCSGRQTFAMWKGDGVAATHGRLYAMVSGLSLSLPPEKKIVCTVGDGDAFGIGLQHLLNAARRNVDITVVVCDNLGYQSTGGQYSWMTPEGSVTDSSPYGMYEPNWIQDGRDILNIIREAGATFLARHMSMDGEFGVDSMRQALQNRGFSLVHVVFPCITNYASTALGSRNTLNMFRWMKSRARRLDETPDENTIWRTGIYHDASNTRPDYASAVREKMRGLAGERAGSA; encoded by the coding sequence ATGGACTACTTAGCCGAGAAGTATTTTAGAGTAAGAAAGACTCCCAGTACCGCCTGCAGCGGCTGCGGTCTGGGTCAAGCACAGAAGATGCTGGCCAAGGCGATTGATGACCTGGAATTGCCGATAGAAGACGTCATCTGGGCGACCTCTATCGGCTGCTCCGGAAGACAGACCTTCGCTATGTGGAAGGGGGACGGGGTGGCGGCGACCCACGGTCGACTTTACGCCATGGTCAGCGGGTTGAGTCTGTCGCTGCCTCCGGAGAAGAAGATTGTCTGTACCGTTGGTGATGGCGATGCCTTTGGCATCGGCTTACAGCACCTGCTCAACGCCGCCCGGCGCAACGTGGATATCACCGTCGTCGTCTGTGACAACCTGGGCTACCAGTCAACCGGCGGGCAGTATTCCTGGATGACGCCGGAAGGCTCCGTTACTGACAGCAGCCCCTACGGAATGTACGAGCCGAACTGGATTCAGGATGGCCGTGATATTCTGAACATTATCCGGGAGGCGGGGGCTACCTTTTTGGCCCGGCACATGAGCATGGACGGCGAGTTCGGGGTAGACAGTATGCGGCAGGCGTTGCAGAACAGGGGTTTCTCCCTGGTGCATGTGGTCTTCCCCTGCATTACCAACTACGCCAGCACCGCCCTGGGGTCACGGAATACCCTTAACATGTTTCGCTGGATGAAAAGCCGGGCACGGCGTCTTGACGAGACTCCCGATGAGAACACTATCTGGAGGACGGGGATTTATCATGACGCCAGCAACACCCGGCCGGACTACGCCAGCGCCGTCAGGGAAAAAATGAGGGGACTGGCGGGAGAAAGGGCAGGTAGCGCATGA
- a CDS encoding 2-oxoacid:acceptor oxidoreductase family protein: protein MKERTEILISGFGGQGIVRLGQIFGLAAVKQDYRVAMLKSHGTEQRGGYVRAQVIVSREAIDSPIIEDPDYFCAMSTPAYNRHVDLVSHGVIFYDPSSTVIDGEKEKKITHYSVAARDLAIEKLGQPIYTNSIMLGAMAGKIDIFDKEIVLSAMLDVMPRFKEENTTAFQIGYELLAALD, encoded by the coding sequence ATGAAAGAGAGAACGGAAATACTGATCAGCGGCTTCGGCGGGCAGGGCATTGTCAGACTGGGGCAAATCTTCGGGCTGGCGGCGGTGAAACAGGACTACCGCGTTGCCATGCTCAAAAGTCACGGTACCGAGCAGAGGGGCGGCTACGTGCGCGCCCAGGTAATTGTCTCCCGGGAAGCGATTGACAGCCCGATAATAGAGGACCCGGACTATTTCTGCGCCATGTCGACTCCCGCCTACAACCGGCATGTTGACCTGGTCAGCCACGGAGTTATTTTTTACGACCCGAGCAGCACCGTGATTGACGGGGAGAAGGAAAAGAAGATAACTCACTATTCGGTGGCGGCCCGGGATTTAGCCATTGAGAAACTAGGCCAGCCGATTTATACCAACAGCATCATGCTCGGGGCGATGGCCGGGAAGATTGATATCTTCGATAAAGAGATTGTTCTCTCCGCCATGCTCGATGTCATGCCCCGCTTCAAGGAAGAAAACACCACGGCCTTTCAAATAGGCTACGAGTTACTGGCTGCCCTAGACTAA
- a CDS encoding AMP-binding protein, whose translation MRTIRDIIDRQAERQPDNLFLIAPEAGLELTYRQLREYSQSLGKHLLKMGLGKGDKVSYLLHNGYQTARLFLGVMYSGLVVSPLNLLAQMSHLEYVLAHSDTRIVFTTEDEREKLESILQKMPRPPLLFVIDIDGEAVFPAEDLSGINLPKVDEDDPALLLYTSGTTGLPKGVVLTQKNVVAGGEYTALAHCLTEHDRALCSLPLYHINGQIVTTVAPVVSGGSVVMPYRFHTSNFWELISQYRCTWFSVVPTIMSYLLDATDPYADGKNPGLERVRFGRSASAPLPPQLQKDFELKFRVPIIQTMGLTETAAPVFSNPLDPEKGKYGSPGVPVGNEARVINLQDGSELPPGQIGEIVVRGDNVMNEYYKAPGITASALVNGWLHTGDLGYRDEDGFFFITGRLKELIIKGGENIAPAEIDAVLYQHPCVLEAATVGVDDDRYGQEIEAFIVLKPGKQATEKEILDLCLQELGRFKTPRRISFVESLPKGPSGKIQRLKLLEK comes from the coding sequence ATGCGTACAATTCGAGATATTATTGACCGGCAAGCGGAGCGGCAGCCGGATAACCTTTTTCTTATTGCCCCTGAAGCCGGACTGGAGCTGACCTACCGGCAGCTTCGGGAATATTCACAGTCCTTGGGGAAGCACCTGCTGAAGATGGGTCTGGGCAAGGGGGATAAGGTCTCCTACCTGCTACACAACGGGTATCAGACCGCCCGGCTTTTTCTGGGGGTGATGTACTCCGGGCTGGTCGTTTCCCCGCTTAATCTGCTGGCGCAGATGTCCCACCTGGAGTATGTACTGGCGCACTCTGATACCAGGATTGTTTTTACTACCGAAGACGAGCGGGAAAAATTGGAGTCGATACTGCAGAAAATGCCCCGGCCCCCGCTCCTTTTTGTTATTGATATTGATGGAGAGGCTGTTTTCCCGGCAGAAGACCTGAGCGGAATCAACCTGCCCAAAGTAGATGAAGATGACCCCGCCCTGCTGCTCTATACCTCGGGCACTACCGGTCTGCCTAAGGGGGTGGTGCTGACCCAAAAGAATGTGGTGGCCGGCGGTGAGTATACGGCTCTGGCGCACTGCTTGACCGAGCATGATCGTGCGCTCTGTTCTCTGCCTCTGTACCACATTAATGGACAGATAGTCACTACCGTGGCCCCGGTGGTCAGCGGCGGCAGTGTGGTCATGCCCTACCGGTTCCACACCAGCAATTTCTGGGAGCTTATCAGCCAGTACCGGTGTACCTGGTTCAGCGTGGTGCCGACGATTATGTCCTACCTGCTGGATGCTACTGACCCTTATGCCGATGGGAAAAATCCTGGTTTGGAGCGGGTCAGGTTCGGGCGTTCAGCCTCAGCGCCTTTGCCGCCGCAGTTGCAGAAAGATTTTGAGCTCAAATTCAGGGTGCCCATTATTCAAACGATGGGCTTGACGGAAACGGCGGCGCCGGTCTTTTCAAATCCGCTTGATCCGGAAAAAGGGAAATACGGTTCGCCGGGGGTTCCGGTGGGTAATGAGGCCAGGGTAATCAATTTGCAGGATGGCAGTGAGCTTCCTCCCGGGCAGATAGGCGAGATAGTGGTGCGGGGGGATAATGTTATGAATGAGTACTACAAGGCACCAGGTATTACTGCCAGCGCCCTGGTCAACGGCTGGCTGCATACCGGAGACCTGGGCTACCGGGATGAAGACGGCTTCTTCTTCATTACCGGTCGACTCAAGGAGTTGATAATCAAGGGGGGAGAGAACATCGCCCCCGCGGAGATAGACGCGGTACTGTACCAGCACCCATGCGTCCTCGAGGCGGCTACGGTGGGTGTTGATGATGACCGGTACGGGCAGGAGATAGAAGCCTTTATCGTCCTGAAACCGGGTAAACAGGCTACCGAGAAAGAGATACTCGATTTGTGTCTGCAGGAGCTGGGCAGGTTCAAAACACCCCGGCGGATTTCATTCGTCGAGTCCTTGCCCAAGGGCCCGTCAGGCAAGATACAGCGGCTCAAGCTGCTGGAGAAATAA